A DNA window from Pungitius pungitius chromosome 1, fPunPun2.1, whole genome shotgun sequence contains the following coding sequences:
- the kiaa2013 gene encoding uncharacterized protein KIAA2013 homolog, which yields MWLQQRLKGLPGLLSSSWARRLLVGLLLFLIFYWYLGAERRWSFFSGSVMSGGAAGQCLLAEVHRWKSLVDRGEGICSTPQEQLDTPFVSGNGHILIDMDSNKLWVAASPQPGSAPVHQTEYSPRVGVHLEGKRAEAQATMLWFRKGAVLSVRCALQAARDCVTIREEFIAHRSRPNVYLQRIHVSNPSDKAASLDVSYDNPSFGSKFSTSVEKLEDREIVLSSGRVLVENNRMVLVVVVSKKLNSRIQVPAKLEHKDNILSVVWTSEPIEPSKLEETFSTLREGAKKELGELLRANVDELVGDHQQAWMDLFTSGVEMRKITDSHTPSSRTVNTTLYYILSSSTAPLLDRRLSGEDRVRLESSLKYADHCFSGHATMHAENLWPERVSSAAQILQLVTLWTLTLQKRGCKVLVAAGAHGAMQGMVLSFGGLQFTENHLQFQADPDVLHNSYSLRGIHYNQDLINLAVLLDAEEKPFLHVSVKPQEKPVKLYACEAGCLNEPVELTSEIKGHTFPVMVTQPITPLLYISTDLRHLQDLRHTLHLKSILAHEEHMANRYPGLPFLFWFSVASLITLFHLFLFKLIYNEYCGPGAKPLFRSKVAHKSEDDCCDSRNAV from the exons TGTCCGGCGGAGCGGCGGGACAGTGTCTCCTGGCGGAGGTCCACAGGTGGAAGTCCCTGGTGGACCGAGGAGAGGGGATATGCAGCACGCCTCAGGAACAACTAGACACGCCTTTCGTATCGGGAAACGGCCACATTCTTATCGACATGGACTCCAACAAGCTGTGGGTAGCCGCGTCGCCGCAGCCCGGCTCGGCTCCGGTCCACCAGACCGAATACTCGCCGAGAGTCGGCGTCCACCTGGAAGGGAAGCGGGCCGAGGCGCAGGCCACCATGCTGTGGTTCCGGAAGGGAGCCGTGCTGTCGGTCCGCTGTGCTCTGCAGGCCGCCCGGGACTGCGTCACCATCAGAGAGGAGTTCATCGCGCACAGAAGCAGACCCAACGTGTACCTGCAGAGGATCCACGTTAGCAACCCGTCCGACAAGGCCGCCTCCCTGGACGTCTCCTACGACAACCCGTCCTTTGGAAGCAAGTTCTCCACCAGTGTGGAGAAGCTGGAGGACCGGGAGATAGTGCTCTCCTCTGGCAGGGTGCTGGTGGAGAATAACCGgatggtgctggtggtggtggtctccAAGAAGCTGAACAGTAGGATCCAGGTTCCAGCTAAACTAGAGCACAAAGACAACATCCTTTCAGTGGTGTGGACCTCGGAGCCCATCGAGCCGTCCAAGCTGGAGGAGACCTTCAGCACCCTCAGAGAGGGAGCCAAGAAGGAGCTGGGGGAGCTGTTGAGGGCAAACGTGGATGAGCTGGTTGGAGATCACCAGCAGGCCTGGATGGACCTCTTCACTTCAG gGGTTGAAATGAGGAAAATCACGGACTCCCACACGCCATCTAGCCGCACGGTGAACACCACCCTCTACTACATCCTGTCCTCCTCCACGGCTCCCCTGCTGGATCGGAGGCTGAGCGGCGAGGACCGCGTCCGCCTCGAGTCCAGCCTCAAGTACGCAGACCACTGCTTCAGCGGCCACGCCACCATGCACGCAGAGAACCTGTGGCCCGAGCGGGTGAGCAGTGCAGCTCAGATCCTGCAGCTGGTCACGCTGTGGACCCTGACCCTGCAGAAGAGAGGCTGCAAGGTGCTGGTGGCGGCCGGAGCCCACGGCGCCATGCAGGGCATGGTGCTCAGCTTCGGCGGCCTTCAGTTCACCGAAAACCACCTTCAGTTCCAGGCTGACCCGGACGTGTTGCACAACAGCTACTCCCTGAGAGGGATCCACTACAACCAGGACCTCATTAACCTGGCAGTGCTGCTGGACGCGGAGGAGAAGCCTTTTCTGCACGTGTCCGTGAAGCCGCAGGAGAAGCCGGTGAAGCTGTACGCCTGTGAGGCCGGCTGCCTCAACGAGCCCGTGGAGCTGACCTCTGAGATCAAAGGTCACACCTTCCCTGTGATGGTGACGCAGCCCATCACACCGCTCCTGTACATCTCCACAGACCTGCGCCACCTGCAGGATCTCCGCCACACCCTGCACCTCAAGTCCATCCTGGCCCACGAGGAGCACATGGCCAACAGGTATCCAGGCCTGCCCTTCCTCTTCTGGTTCAGCGTGGCGTCGCTCATAACCCTCTTCCACCTGTTCCTCTTCAAGCTCATCTACAACGAGTACTGTGGCCCCGGCGCTAAGCCCCTCTTCAGGAGCAAG GTCGCCCATAAAAGTGAGGATGACTGCTGTGACTCCAGGAATGCTGTTTGA